From the Paucidesulfovibrio longus DSM 6739 genome, one window contains:
- the argJ gene encoding bifunctional glutamate N-acetyltransferase/amino-acid acetyltransferase ArgJ, whose product MIHLPKGYAYAVAAAGFKKKARPDLGLIVSETEAVCAGVFTTNLFQAAPVTACREALAARPHARALVVNSGQANACTGTLGREDCEAARAMIGRLAGVEPRDVLPSSTGVIGPRLKLDLWEAALPLLGESLGQAGPEDVAKAMMTTDTRHKLTSASVTLSGGEVRLLGMAKGAGMIGPNMATMLAFVLCDAEVDPQWWQGLLSREADRSFNAVIVDGDTSTNDTALALANGASGVRAESAADRELLALAVRDALFDLAYMLVEDAEGGTKVARIQVSGAKSDADAELVARAVGTSPLVKTALFGEDANWGRVVCAAGRSGASFDPERLTLRFGEVLVFAQGRPESGDLDALLGPVMKEPEVPILIDLGAGDGFFEVLASDLTRDYVSINADYRS is encoded by the coding sequence ATGATCCATCTGCCCAAGGGCTATGCGTATGCCGTTGCCGCCGCGGGATTCAAGAAAAAAGCCCGTCCCGACCTGGGCCTGATCGTCAGCGAGACCGAGGCCGTCTGCGCAGGCGTGTTCACAACCAATCTTTTCCAGGCCGCCCCCGTGACCGCCTGCCGCGAGGCCCTGGCGGCCCGTCCCCATGCCCGCGCCCTGGTGGTCAACTCCGGCCAGGCCAACGCCTGCACCGGCACGCTGGGCCGGGAGGACTGCGAAGCCGCCCGCGCCATGATCGGCAGGCTCGCCGGGGTGGAACCGCGCGACGTGCTGCCTTCGTCCACGGGCGTGATCGGCCCGCGCCTCAAGCTGGACCTCTGGGAAGCGGCCCTGCCCCTGCTCGGCGAGTCCCTGGGCCAGGCCGGACCGGAGGACGTGGCCAAGGCCATGATGACCACGGACACCCGCCACAAGCTGACCAGCGCCAGCGTGACGCTCTCCGGCGGCGAAGTGCGCCTGCTGGGCATGGCCAAGGGCGCGGGCATGATCGGCCCGAACATGGCCACCATGCTCGCCTTCGTGCTCTGCGACGCCGAGGTGGACCCGCAGTGGTGGCAGGGTCTGCTTTCCCGCGAGGCGGACCGTTCCTTCAACGCCGTCATCGTGGACGGCGACACCAGCACCAACGACACGGCCCTGGCCCTGGCCAACGGCGCTTCCGGGGTCCGGGCCGAGAGCGCCGCGGACCGCGAGCTGCTGGCGCTGGCCGTACGCGACGCGCTCTTCGACCTCGCCTACATGCTGGTGGAGGACGCCGAGGGCGGCACCAAGGTCGCCCGCATTCAGGTTTCCGGAGCGAAAAGCGACGCGGACGCCGAGCTGGTGGCCCGCGCCGTGGGCACGTCGCCCCTGGTCAAGACGGCGCTTTTCGGCGAGGACGCCAACTGGGGCCGGGTGGTCTGCGCGGCGGGACGCAGCGGGGCGAGCTTCGATCCCGAACGCCTGACCCTGCGCTTCGGCGAGGTGCTCGTCTTTGCCCAGGGCCGGCCCGAATCCGGCGACCTGGACGCGCTGCTCGGCCCGGTGATGAAGGAGCCCGAAGTGCCCATCCTCATCGACCTGGGCGCGGGCGACGGCTTTTTCGAGGTGCTGGCCTCGGACCTGACCCGCGACTACGTGTCCATCAACGCGGACTACCGCAGTTGA